The following proteins are encoded in a genomic region of Cyclonatronum proteinivorum:
- a CDS encoding WD40/YVTN/BNR-like repeat-containing protein — MKTFRIKPYLIVIIVFTLLNGCGVFGTDDDRVVCNSDFVCTNAISADWTYLGLGDEAVQTIAINPCNSAHILAGTAQSFSSGIQGKIFLSTDCGENWEQVWEGGSVSDLVFDPKNPNYVYASPHGMIRSMDGGKTWSIIDNGLDPHLSFTQRVFSIAIDPEDTRRVYAAIGGFGTGWLFYSDNRGHAWTPVPHVDGSGNEIADNRYLLSDLPGPILIDPANPDVLYISPLDIRLLLKSEDRGMSWNLLLKEDNAEIYPIVFSPDYTSIYALVRSHSGLAEGGLFEYNLQDGETQLHPVTHDIDEKPQALEVFKAINELIVATENGIYYRENGEWHVYTGEYITGYPNALKSHHNLIYSGIMPNNEFRSNGGIYVRFHK, encoded by the coding sequence ATGAAAACATTTAGAATTAAACCCTATCTAATAGTAATAATAGTATTCACGTTGTTGAATGGTTGTGGAGTTTTTGGAACGGATGATGACCGAGTAGTGTGCAATTCTGATTTTGTATGCACCAATGCCATTTCCGCCGACTGGACTTATCTGGGCCTAGGAGACGAAGCTGTTCAAACCATCGCCATTAATCCCTGCAATAGTGCACATATCCTGGCTGGTACGGCTCAGAGTTTTAGCTCTGGCATTCAGGGTAAAATATTCCTAAGTACAGATTGCGGAGAGAACTGGGAGCAGGTTTGGGAAGGTGGTTCGGTCAGTGATCTGGTCTTTGACCCGAAAAATCCAAACTATGTATATGCCAGCCCCCATGGAATGATCCGAAGTATGGATGGAGGAAAAACCTGGAGTATTATTGATAACGGATTGGATCCTCATTTGAGTTTTACTCAGCGGGTATTTTCTATTGCAATTGATCCTGAGGATACGCGACGTGTCTATGCTGCGATTGGTGGCTTTGGCACAGGTTGGTTATTTTATTCAGATAACCGGGGTCATGCGTGGACTCCTGTACCACATGTAGATGGCTCCGGAAATGAAATTGCAGATAACAGATATTTATTAAGTGATCTGCCCGGTCCGATTTTGATCGACCCTGCTAACCCTGATGTATTGTATATCAGCCCATTGGATATTCGATTGCTGTTGAAGAGTGAAGACCGGGGAATGAGTTGGAATCTGCTATTGAAGGAAGATAATGCCGAAATTTATCCGATAGTATTTAGCCCTGATTATACTTCTATTTATGCACTTGTTAGAAGTCATAGTGGATTGGCAGAAGGTGGATTGTTTGAATATAATCTCCAAGACGGTGAGACTCAACTTCATCCGGTTACTCATGACATAGATGAAAAGCCACAAGCATTAGAGGTATTTAAAGCTATTAATGAATTAATCGTAGCAACAGAAAATGGCATTTATTACAGAGAAAACGGTGAGTGGCATGTTTACACCGGCGAATATATTACCGGTTATCCAAATGCCTTAAAATCACATCATAATTTAATCTATTCGGGAATAATGCCAAATAACGAATTCCGAAGTAATGGAGGCATTTATGTAAGATTTCATAAATAA